Genomic DNA from Salvia miltiorrhiza cultivar Shanhuang (shh) chromosome 1, IMPLAD_Smil_shh, whole genome shotgun sequence:
GGACTCAATTTCTAGAAGGGGCAGGCGGAGCAGCAGAGTCATGTCCGTTGTGCTCGAGGACGAGCATGATGCTGAGGAGGCGCAGTCCGTGGATGCATTTCGCCAGGCGCTTATTCTAGAGGAGTTACTCCCTGCAAAACACGATGACTTTCATATGCTATGAGGTGaaatatatattgtttgtgGAAAGAATTTGAGAGTGATCATCCTTGTAGAGATTCTTTGAATAGTCTCCTTTAGCCTCGTATGCTTCTGCCTATATGCGTGCCTACGTGTTCAACGAAGTTGAATAACTGTAAGATTAAGAGACGAGCCACgaaaagagagggaaaaatGATGATTACATGCTTGATGCTTGGCATTGAGTCTCTTCTATCCAACTAAACCATCAGAGAAAAACTGACCTTCTCTTCGTACTCGACAAATATGAGTTCATCCCTTATATACTTGGGTCCTAAATTTAATGTCAAGTGAGATTATGTATGCTAATTTTGGAATATATCATTTTCCAGACATCAATTACTGACTACTATACCAAACTCATCAATTCTAAAGTGCATGTTTCAAACAGGTTCTTAAAGGCCAGGAAGTTTGATATCGATAAATCAAAGCAAATGTGGTCCGACATGCTTCA
This window encodes:
- the LOC131012163 gene encoding phosphatidylinositol/phosphatidylcholine transfer protein SFH3-like; the encoded protein is MSGHLDRPSDQSPEKNDVDNLDDEKKTRIGSLKKAAITASNKFRDSISRRGRRSSRVMSVVLEDEHDAEEAQSVDAFRQALILEELLPAKHDDFHML